The Arachis duranensis cultivar V14167 chromosome 2, aradu.V14167.gnm2.J7QH, whole genome shotgun sequence genome has a window encoding:
- the LOC110277539 gene encoding putative disease resistance protein At3g14460 — protein sequence MLNDNNDHNLSVISIVGMGGVGKTTLAQWLYNNKDLMDGVDLKVWICVSENFDVVETTKNVIKGINAGVCSLESFDLLQQHLKERLSEKKFFIVLDDVWSEDADMWNTFITPFQHGTKGSTVLVTTRKVNVGRIVQHYNSYTLKQLSDDYCWSIFADNASFPESNGSSELEGIGKKIVKRCDGLPLAAETLGRLLRSEHRVEEWNQRLLSDIWDFPVENCKIVPALLLSYHHLPTHLKRCFVYCSLYPKDHKLDKDELILLWIAEDLLQPPRGQTLEEVGCKCFDYLASRLFFKQVDNDDEKYFVMHDLMHDLATFLAGDLYCRFGEKEDMSILTRHLSYNHSTPEKICSSSKSESLRTILYINDGDCFLKARATLPCDILLKNKYLRVLSFDTLNIFPDSIAKKLIQLRYLDLSSSDVMILPESLCNLCNLQTLKLEGCSKLTMLPNGMYNLVNLRHLNITGTPLKKMPKGMGKLKQLRILSKFVVGKQEDNGIQELGGLLNLHGSLEIQKLKNVVDANQARNARIIDKKHIEYLSLKWCSGDDMVSNTHTDEQDILRGLQPDTGLKELKIKGYKGKIFPDWMGHSLYQNMTRVSLESCKNCCMLPSLGQLPSLKSLSIKRFDQLKSIGKEFYKNEGHQLSSPVAPFPSLKSLEFDNMPSWEEWQLPDSEAFPQLKSLQIRECGMLKGDMVNQVLMRIISSSSDVSKVRQLKIQDGDRSKMTLDGDRLSISRFECVMECAFKARIMHHLTSLQEIEISWCSSVVSLGGNCLPKSLQKLTIFYCGKIELLQQQQKYDLVDLRIYESCDSLTSLSLDAFPNLQNLQIEQCSNLESVSMSEPSHAALQRLSIKWCDKFVSFPEEGLATLNLTHLDVSWCPKLEALPRGMNTLLPNLEFLHIQGCRNICRWPEGGLPANLKELIVGECEEHVRGLSWLGNLDNLSHLTISGLRCESIKSYPKVGWLPRLPSLTTLHIKHFDNLETLECNELLRLTSLQQLHISFCQKLENIAGEKLPPSLLLLQIRRCGLLHEHWKNKHQQIWSKISHIPTIQFINSGF from the coding sequence ATGCTAAATGACAACAATGATCATAACTTGTCCGTCATCTCTATTGTTGGTATGGGTGGGGTTGGTAAAACAACTTTAGCACAATGGCTGTACAACAATAAGGATTTGATGGACGGGGTTGATCTGAAAGTATGGATTTGTGTTTCTGAAAATTTTGATGTTGTTGAGACTACTAAGAATGTTATAAAGGGGATCAATGCAGGTGTTTGTAGTCTTGAAAGCTTTGATTTACTTCAACAACATTTGAAGGAAAGACTGTCAGAAAAGAAGTTCTTCATTGTTTTGGACGATGTTTGGAGTGAAGATGCTGACATGTGGAATACTTTTATCACCCCTTTTCAACATGGGACAAAGGGGAGCACTGTTCTTGTAACTACCCGCAAGGTAAATGTTGGTCGAATAGTCCAACACTATAACTCTTACACTCTCAAGCAACTGTCAGATGATTATTGTTGGTCTATTTTTGCCGACAATGCATCCTTTCCTGAATCAAATGGAAGCTCAGAACTGGAAGGAATAGGTAAAAAGATTGTCAAGAGGTGTGATGGCTTGCCGTTAGCTGCAGAAACACTTGGACGCTTGTTGCGCTCAGAGCATCGTGTTGAAGAATGGAATCAAAGACTATTGAGTGACATTTGGGACTTTCCCGTGGAAAATTGTAAGATTGTTCCTGCCTTGTTATTAAGTTATCATCATCTTCCTACTCATTTAAAACGTTGCTTTGTTTATTGTTCATTGTATCCCAAAGATCATAAACTTGATAAAGATGAATTAATCTTGCTTTGGATTGCTGAAGACCTTTTACAACCACCGAGGGGACAAACTTTAGAAGAAGTTGGTTGCAAGTGTTTTGATTATTTGGCTTCAAGATTATTTTTCAAGCAGGTCGATAACGATGATGAGAAGTATTTTgtgatgcatgatctcatgCATGACTTGGCAACTTTTCTTGCTGGAGATCTTTATTGTAGATTTGGTGAAAAAGAAGATATGAGTATTCTAACTCGGCATTTGTCATACAATCATTCAACCCCTGAGAAAATATGCTCCTCTAGTAAAAGTGAATCTTTGAGGACAATATTGTATATCAATGATGGAGATTGTTTCTTGAAAGCACGCGCAACATTACCATGTGACATATTGTTAAAGAATAAATACTTGAGAGTTTTGTCCTTTGATACACTCAATATATTTCCTGATTCAATAGCTAAAAAATTGATTCAATTGCGCTATTTGGATCTCTCTTCGAGTGATGTAATGATATTGCCCGAGTCATTATGCAACTTGTGCAATCTACAAACTTTGAAGTTAGAAGGCTGTTCAAAGCTGACTATGCTGCCCAATGGCATGTATAATCTTGTGAATTTGCGGCATCTTAATATAACGGGTACTCCTCTGAAAAAAATGCCAAAAGGAATGGGCAAATTAAAACAGTTGCGCATTTTAAGCAAGTTTGTGGTGGGAAAGCAAGAAGACAATGGAATCCAAGAGTTAGGAGGGCTTTTAAATCTTCATGGATCCCTTGAGATTCAGAAATTGAAGAATGTGGTTGATGCCAATCAGGCAAGGAATGCAAGGATAATAGATAAGAAGCACATTGAGTACTTATCGTTGAAATGGTGTTCAGGTGATGATATGGTTTCAAACACACATACTGATGAACAAGATATACTCCGGGGCTTGCAACCGGACACTGGCTTGAAGGAGTTGAAAATCAAGGGATACAAAGGTAAAATATTTCCAGATTGGATGGGGCATTCCTTGTACCAAAACATGACACGTGTATCTCTCGAGTCTTGCAAGAATTGCTGCATGCTGCCTTCACTTGGACAACTGCCATCTCTAAAGTCCCTGAGCATCAAAAGATTTGATCAACTAAAGAGCATTGGCAAGGAGTTTTACAAGAATGAAGGCCATCAACTTTCTTCGCCTGTTGCACCGTTTCCCTCACTGAAGAGTTTAGAGTTTGATAATATGCCAAGTTGGGAGGAGTGGCAGTTACCTGACTCAGAAGCCTTTCCTCAGCTTAAGAGCCTTCAAATAAGAGAGTGTGGAATGTTAAAGGGAGATATGGTTAATCAGGTATTAATGAGAATCATTTCTTCCTCATCGGATGTTTCCAAAGTGCGCCAACTGAAAATACAAGATGGAGATAGGAGTAAGATGACACTCGATGGGGATAGGTTATCAATTAGTCGATTTGAATGTGTGATGGAGTGTGCATTTAAGGCAAGGATCATGCACCATCTAACTTCCCTCCAAGAAATAGAAATCTCATGGTGTTCATCTGTTGTATCCTTGGGGGGCAATTGTTTACCCAAATCTTTGCAAAAGCTCACAATCTTTTATTGCGGCAAAATTGAATTACTCCAACAACAACAGAAATATGATTTGGTAGATCTACGAATATATGAAAGCTGTGATTCACTGACCTCATTGTCGTTGGATGCCTTTCCCAATCTCCAGAATCTCCAGATAGAACAGTGTTCAAATCTGGAATCAGTTTCAATGTCAGAGCCATCACACGCTGCTCTTCAACGTCTCTCCATCAAATGGTGCGACAAATTTGTGTCATTTCCGGAGGAAGGACTGGCTACGCTCAACTTGACTCATCTCGATGTTAGCTGGTGCCCGAAGTTGGAGGCATTGCCACGTGGCATGAATACTCTTCTCCCAAATTTAGAGTTTCTCCACATACAAGGTTGCCGAAACATTTGTAGGTGGCCAGAGGGTGGTTTGCCGGCTAACCTGAAAGAGCTTATTGTAGGAGAATGCGAGGAACACGTAAGGGGTCTATCATGGTTGGGCAACTTGGACAATCTCTCTCATCTCACCATTTCTGGTTTACGGTGTGAGAGCATAAAGTCATACCCAAAGGTGGGTTGGCTGCCTCGCCTTCCCTCCCTTACCACTCTACATATCAAACACTTTGATAATCTGGAGACATTGGAGTGCAACGAGCTTCTCCGCCTCACCTCCCTCCAACAACTACACATTTCATTCTGTCAGAAGCTGGAGAATATAGCAGGAGAAAAGCTGCCTCCCTCTCTCTTACTACTTCAAATTAGGCGCTGTGGTTTGCTGCACGAACACTGGAAGAACAAGCATCAACAAATTTGGTCCAAAATTTCCCACATTCCTACTATTCAATTTATCAATAGCGGTTTCTGA